In the genome of Cryptomeria japonica chromosome 8, Sugi_1.0, whole genome shotgun sequence, one region contains:
- the LOC131034598 gene encoding heavy metal-associated isoprenylated plant protein 39, translated as MKKIVLKTEMNSEKCKRKVLQTIAGIQGVDSVSVDLKEKRITVIGDADPVVLTNKLRKCRFTELVSVSAFREEQVRYSDEIGGSHVYGRRPYSNSYTPPGGFHALTDGDHYSY; from the exons ATGAAG AAAATTGTGTTGAAAACAGAAATGAATAGTGAGAAATGCAAGAGAAAGGTGTTGCAAACTATTGCTGGGATCCAAG GAGTTGACTCTGTAAGTGTGGATTTAAAGGAGAAAAGGATAACTGTGATAGGAGATGCAGACCCTGTGGTGTTAACAAATAAGCTAAGAAAGTGCAGATTTACAGAACTGGTTAGTGTGAGTGCCTTCAGAGAAGAGCAAGTGAGATATTCTGATGAGATAGGTGGGAGTCATGTCTATGGTAGACGCCCTTATTCAAATTCATATACTCCACCAGGAGGATTCCATGCTCTCACTGATGGAGATCATTATTCTTACTGA